The genomic region AAATATTATGAAATTCTTATAGGTCGAGATCTGAAATCAAAGACACTCACAGATTATGCAGACAGGATAAAGGCAATCCGCAATGGAATTCCTGACATGCATTTGAATCAGGTCAGCACAAGAACAATTGCAGATTTTATTGGCAGGTATGAGTCGCAGGGAAAAAGTACAACAGCAAAACTCATCAGATCCACACTTCTTGATATGTTCAGGTCAGCAATAGCCGAAGGGTACATTAATAACAATCCTGTGTCCGTTACAAGAAATCCGCGAACAAAGGTTAAGCGTTCTCGTCTATCACTTGATGACTATCGGGTGATTATCAGTAAATCTGCCGGAATGCCGGAATGGATTTCTCTCAGTATCCGCGTTGCGTTGTTGACGGGGCAAAGAGTTAGCGATATCAGTGAAATGAAGTGGGATTCTGTAGCGGATGGATTCATGCGGGTTGAGCAGTTAAAAACAGGGGCAAAGCTGGCTATACCCCTCAATTTAAAACTTAGCGAGGCTGGACTGATTTTTTCTGATCTTCTCAGTGAGTGCAGGCTATCTTCTCCAGGGGAATATGTTGTCGGCACGAAGAAAGGTGAACGGATTGCACCGAGGACAATATCAGGTGGATTTTCCCGGTTGAGGTCAGATTGCGGATTATCATGGAATGGTGCTCCCCCTTCATTTCACGAACTTAGAAGCCTGTCTGCGAGGCTACATACCAAAGAAAATGGGGCGGAATTTGCACAAAGATTGCTGGGGCATAAATCCGCACAAATGACTGACAGGTATAGAGATTCAAGGGGTAGTGAGTGGGATATCATTTTGAGCTAATTTAGAGTGATTTAGAACTAACCTTCATATCTTATTAATATAATTAGATATAATTTCCACTTTACCTATCACAATCATAGGCGCAATCTTTGCGGCATCACCCTTAGTGGCGCTACACTAACGCCAATTTATTTTACTGACTTATTGGAATATTCCTGATGACCAGACATTTTGACTACCTTGCTATTGGTGGCGGCAGCGGCGGTATTGCCTCCATTAACCGTGCATCCATGTACGGGAGAAAATGTGCGCTGATTGAGGCAAAAGATCTTGGCGGCACCTGCGTAAATGTTGGCTGTGTGCCTAAGAAAGTGATGTGGTACGCGGCGCAAATTGCTGAAGCCATTCATCGGTATAGCCCGGATTACGGCTTTGACACCACCCTGAACAGCTTTAACTGGGCCACGCTGGTTAAGAACCGCAGCGCCTACATTGACCGTATCCATAACTCTTATGACAACGTGCTCGGCAAAAATAAGGTTGAGGTGATTAAAGGCCACGCGCGCTTTGTAGACGCGCACACCGTAGAAGTGAATGGTGAAAAGATTACGGCAGATCATATTTTGATCGCCACTGGTGGCCGACCCAGCCATCCTTCCATACCCGGTGCAGAATACGGTATCGATTCTGATGGCTTCTTTGAACTGGATGCCTTACCCAGGCGCACCGCAGTGGTTGGCGCAGGTTATATCGCGGTTGAGATTGCTGGCGTGGTGAACGCGCTGGGTTCAGAGACGCATCTGTTCGTGCGCAAACATGCTCCGCTACGCTCTTTCGACCCCCTTATCGTCGAAACATTGCTTGAGGTGATGAACGGGGAAGGCCCTGTGCTGCATACCAACTCAACGCCGAAGGCGGTGTTCAAGAATGCCGACGGTAGCCTGACGCTGCAGCTGGAGAATGGACAGCAGCAGACGGTTGATTGCCTGGTGTGGGCCATTGGCCGCGAGCCAGCCACCGATGACCTGAACATTGCCACCACTGGTGTCGCGCTGAATGAAAAAGGTTATATCAACGTTGATAAATATCAAAATACCAACGTGGCAGGTATTTATGCTGTAGGCGATAACACGGGTGCAGTGGAACTGACGCCTGTTGCCGTTGCCGCAGGCCGCCGTCTTTCCGAACGCCTGTTTAACAACAAACCGGAAGAGCATCTGGATTACAGCAACGTGCCAACTGTGGTGTTCAGCCATCCGCCCATCGGCACGGTGGGCCTGACCGAGCCACAGGCCCGCGAGCAGTACGGCGATGATCAGGTGAAAGTGTATAAATCCGCGTTTACCGCCATGTATACCGCCGTGACCCAACACCGCCAGCCCTGCCGGATGAAACTGGTCTGCGTCGGTCAGGAAGAGAAAATTGTCGGTATCCACGGCATCGGCTACGGTATGGACGAAATGCTGCAGGGCTTTGCGGTAGCGTTGAGAATGGGCGCAACTAAAAAAGACTTCGACAATACCGTCGCGATTCACCCGACAGGCGCGGAAGAATTCGTCACCATGCGCTAGCATGGATTGTTGAACGCCCTGCGTTTTACTCATGATACTGAGAGGCGGATCGCATACACGGGCTGGCATCTTGCCTGTTTTATCACCCGCCCCGTCCTCTGAAGAAGCTCACATACTGAGCTTCTTTTCTATCCTGTACTTTTTAAAGCAATAAGTTACATCTTGTCCTAACCTTATCTTCGCGCAATGCTTTGCCCGGAAGATGGACCACCTGTAATCCTTTTCAAATAAAAGGATTTAGCTATCACACCCGTAGTTTTATTCAGGTAGGACTTGACCAGAAAGACATTTATCGTAATGAGCAATCAGAACATCATAGATACGGAGCCTCTTCATGACAACACCAACCGATACACACGATTCGCCTTCTGCGGGAAAATGCCCCTTCCATCAGGGTAAACAGGAACAACACGCGGGTGGTGGCACCACAAACCGCGACTGGTGGCCCAATCAGTTACG from Erwinia tracheiphila harbors:
- a CDS encoding tyrosine-type recombinase/integrase, with the translated sequence MAARRRSHKTRDLPPNLYVRNDGYYSYRDPRTGKEYGLGRDKRYAVTQAIEANMSMVDSPTASLIERMSGQGNISFYVWADKYYEILIGRDLKSKTLTDYADRIKAIRNGIPDMHLNQVSTRTIADFIGRYESQGKSTTAKLIRSTLLDMFRSAIAEGYINNNPVSVTRNPRTKVKRSRLSLDDYRVIISKSAGMPEWISLSIRVALLTGQRVSDISEMKWDSVADGFMRVEQLKTGAKLAIPLNLKLSEAGLIFSDLLSECRLSSPGEYVVGTKKGERIAPRTISGGFSRLRSDCGLSWNGAPPSFHELRSLSARLHTKENGAEFAQRLLGHKSAQMTDRYRDSRGSEWDIILS
- the gorA gene encoding glutathione-disulfide reductase; the encoded protein is MTRHFDYLAIGGGSGGIASINRASMYGRKCALIEAKDLGGTCVNVGCVPKKVMWYAAQIAEAIHRYSPDYGFDTTLNSFNWATLVKNRSAYIDRIHNSYDNVLGKNKVEVIKGHARFVDAHTVEVNGEKITADHILIATGGRPSHPSIPGAEYGIDSDGFFELDALPRRTAVVGAGYIAVEIAGVVNALGSETHLFVRKHAPLRSFDPLIVETLLEVMNGEGPVLHTNSTPKAVFKNADGSLTLQLENGQQQTVDCLVWAIGREPATDDLNIATTGVALNEKGYINVDKYQNTNVAGIYAVGDNTGAVELTPVAVAAGRRLSERLFNNKPEEHLDYSNVPTVVFSHPPIGTVGLTEPQAREQYGDDQVKVYKSAFTAMYTAVTQHRQPCRMKLVCVGQEEKIVGIHGIGYGMDEMLQGFAVALRMGATKKDFDNTVAIHPTGAEEFVTMR